Within the Solibacillus silvestris genome, the region TGGCTTCGGCGGATTCGAAGACATTTTCAGTTCGTTCTTCGGAGGCGGCCGACGCCAAGATCCGAACGCCCCACGTAAAGGCGACGATCTTCAGTTCCGTATGAACATCTCTTTCGAAGAAGCAGTATTCGGAAAAGAAACAGAAATCGAAATACCAAAAGAAGAAACATGTGATACATGTCACGGCTCCGGTGCAAAACCAGGTACGCAGCCACAAACATGTACACAATGTAATGGTGCGGGTCAAATTAACCAAGCGGTCGACACACCGTTTGGCCGTATGGTAAACAAACGTTCTTGTCCATCATGTCGTGGTCAAGGTAAAATTATCGTGGAAAAATGTACACCATGTCGCGGTACTGGTACGATTACGAAAAAGAAAAAAATCAAAATCACAATCCCTGCAGGTGTTGATGATGGTCAACAATTACGCGTAGCAGGTCAAGGTGAAGCAGGATTCAACAATGGTCCGGCCGGCGATTTATACATTATTTTCAATGTTCGCAAGCATGAGTATTTCGAACGTGACGGCGATGATATTTTATATGAATTAAAACTAACAATCCCGCAAGCTGCATTAGGTGATGAAATCGAAGTACCGACAATTCACGGTAAAGTGAAGCTGAAAATCCCTGCAGGTACACAATCCGGTGCACAATTCCGCCTGAAAGATAAAGGCGTAAAAAATGTACACGGCTATGGAATGGGGAACCAGTATGTTATCGTAAACGTTGTAACACCGACGAAATTAACGGAAAAACAAAAACAATTGTTACGTGAATTCGCAGAAATTAGTGGAGACATTCCGGAAGAACACGGAAGCTCCCTGTTCGACAAAATCAAGAAAAAAATTAAAGGCGACTAAGGAGTGTATTGCAAGTGAAATGGACAGAACTTTCGATTTTAACAACGCATGAAGCTGTTGATGCAGTGACGAACATTTTACACGAAGCTGGTGCAAGCGGTGTAGTAATTGAAGATTCAAAGGAATTAGACAAAGAGAGAATCGATAAATTTGGTGAAATTTACGCACTGAACCCAGAAGATTTTCCAAAAACAGGTGTCATTGTAAAAGCATACTTATCGGCTTCAAGTTTTTTAGCGGAAACAATCGAAGAAATTAAGCTTGCAATCGCAAACCTTGTAAACTTTGATATTAATATTGGTGAAAATGTATTAACTTTATGTGAAGTTGATGAAGAAGATTGGTCAACGGCGTGGAAACAATACTACCATCCGGTAAAAATTTCGGAACGCTTTACAATTGTGCCGACTTGGGAAGACTACAAACCGGTATCAACGGATGAGCTGATCATTGAGCTGGATCCGGGAATGGCGTTCGGAACAGGAACACACCCTACAACGGTCATGTGTTTACAGGCACTTGAAAAAGTTGTACAGCATGACCACACAGTAGTCGATGTTGGTACGGGATCTGGCGTATTGTCAATTGGTGCTGCCATGCTTGGAGCGAAAAGCGTTCATGCACTGGACTTAGATGAAGTGGCAGTAAATGCAGCGCGTGAAAACGTTGAATTGAATAAAATGAGTGATATAGTAGAAGTATTCCACGGTAATTTATTGGACACAGTAAAAGAACCGGCTGATATTGTCGTAGCGAATATTTTAGCAGAAATCATTATGTCATTTACGGATGATGCATTTTCAATTGTAAAACCAGGTGGCATCTACGTGACATCGGGCATTATCGGAGCGAAGAAAGATGATGTAAAAGCAGCTCTTGAAAAAGCCGGATTTGTCATAGAAGAAGTATTAATGATGGAAGATTGGGTAGCGATTATTTCACGTCGTCCTTAATTAAATCGTTTAATCGAAAATCGAACATTTTGCTAATGTGCAAAATGTTCGATTTTTACGTTATCAATTAGGAGTGAAGACAATGCAAAGGTATTTTGTAGATACTGTGGAAAATGATATGGACCACTTTATGATTTCCGGGGAAAACGCGCGCCATATTTCAAAAGTAATGCGTATGACGGCAGGAGAAGAAATCATTGTTGTACATGACAATGTAGCGTATGTTTGTGAAATTATCGAGCTGGACCAGGATGTACGTGTGAAAAAAACAGGTACGACAATCCCTTCGCCGGAAATGCCGGTACAAGTCGATATTGCTTGCGGCTTGCCAAAAGGCGATAAACTGGAACTGATTGCGCAAAAAGCGACAGAACTTGGTATGCACGCGTTAATTCCGTTTGCTGCGGAACGTTCGATTGTAAAATGGGATGATAAAAAAGCAAAGAAAAACCAGGAACGTCTTCAAAAAATCTCTCAGGAAGCAGCGGAGCAATCGCATCGTACATATGTCCCGGATGTTGTACAGCCAATCAGTTTTAAGCAGCTTGTACAAACATTCTCAAACTATGATGCTGTCTATATTGCTGATGAAGAGGATGCGAAGTTGGCAAACCGTACGACATTCAAACAAAAACTGCAATCGTTAAATAAGGAAAAAACGCTGCGCATTTTATGTATTTTCGGTCCTGAAGGTGGCATTTCCCGTAATGAATCGGCAGTATTCCTTGAAGCCGGTGCACAGACAATGTCACTGGGGCCTCGTATTTTACGGGCAGAGACGGCACCGTTGTATGCGTTATCTGCAATTTCGTATGAATTTGAATAGTGAATGATTTAAAATAACAGACCTAAACAAAGCAAAAAGCCTTAATTTCTCATACAAAGAGAAATTAAGGCTTTTTGTTTTGTACACCGGAAATCCGTTATTTACAAACTATCTCAAATTAAATGTATTTCTCCCTTGTATAACAAAAAACAAATATGTATAATGTTTGTATAACATGTAACAGTGTCTCTAGACAAATTTTTATTGTAAACAGCTACAATATGGAATTTTATTAATATTAATCGTGAAATGAATAAAGAATATTACTGAACATTATACAAATTATTCTGTACGAGGAAATCGTTGTACAATATCGAATCGAAACAGGGAGGAACTATAGATGAAAAAAATTGCAGTGGTAGGGGCAGGACCTGGTGGATTAGCGGTTGCCATGTTATTGGCGCATAAAGGTTATGAAGTGACGGTGTATGAAAAACAGGCGTATGTAGGTGGGCGAACAAGCGAGATTAAGCTTGGTGATTATAAATTTGATATGGGACCAACATTTTTAAATATGTTGTACATTGCAGAGGAAATTTTTGAGTTAACAGGTCGCGATATTCACGACTATGTGGATTTGATCGATTTAAATCCGATGTATCAATTAATCTACCATAATAAAAAGATTAATATGACGCGTGATGCAGATGAGATGATTCGTCAAATCGATGAGCTGTTCCCTGGAAATAAAGGAAGTTATGAGCGTTATATGGAACAGACGCAAAAGAAACTTGAAGTGCTTGCTCCTGTATTGCAGGCACCGATGAACAAGCTGACAGACCTGTTCAATCCGAAAGTGATGAAAGCTTTCAAAGAATTGGAAGTAGGGAATTCTCTTGTTGATACGCTTTCAAAGTTTTATAACGAAGAGGAATTACAGCTCGCTTTTACATTCCAGGCAAAATATCTGGGGATGTCTCCATGGGAAAGTCCCGGCGCATTTTCAATTCTTTCATATATTGAACACGCTTACGGCGTTTACCACATTAAAGGTGGTATCAATAAGCTGACAGAAGCGATGGCGAAAGTTGTCCTGGAATCAGGCGGGAAAATTTTATTAAATAACGGTGTGAAGAAGTTAAGAACAACAGGCAAAAAAGTAACGGGTCTACTGCTGGAAGATGGTCAGGAAATTGAGGCAGATGAAGTAATCATTAACGGAGATTTCGCACATGCGATGACGAATCTTGTGGAACCCGGGCTATTGAAAAAATATACTCCGGAAAAGCTCGAGAAAAAACAATACTCCTGTTCAACGTTCATGCTGTATTTAGGTGTCAATAAACGATTTGATTTACCGCACCATACAATTTGGTTTGCAAAAGATTACCGGAAAAATGTAGAGGAAATTACAAAAACGAAATTGATGTCCGATGATCCTTCGATTTACATTCAAAATGCCGTCGTTACGGATGAAACGGTTGCACCAAAAGGGAAGTCGACATTATACATTTTAGTTCCGGTGCCGAATAATATGAGCGGTATCGACTGGTCGGAAAAGGCAGGTCCTTTCCGGGATATGATTTTAAATATGGTAGCGGATAAACTGGGTGTTAAGGATATGTGGGAATATATCGAAGAGGAGCGCATGATTACACCAGCCGACTGGGAACGCGATATTCATGTATATAAAGGGGCAACGTTCAATTTAGGGCACCAATTATCGCAAATGCTTGTATTCCGCCCGCGCAATAAATTTGAAGAGCTCGATCATTGCTGGTTAGTCGGTGGTGGTACACATCCGGGCAGTGGCTTGCCGATTATTCTGGAATCGTCCCGAATTACAGCGAACGGCATTTTACAGCAGGATAAACAGACTTTACTCCCGGTTAAACCACTGCCGAAAGTGGAACTGTATAGAAAGAAACAATCCCAATTAAAGCATCAGCCTGCAGCCATTCAAACAAATGTCTGACTAGGGATTGTAATGTAATGAAACTTTTAATTGAATGGAAACGTATAATAACTATTCAATTAAAGGGGGCAATACAATGTTCAAAAAATTAGCATCAGATGCATTAGGGTTATCAGATATCGGGGTAGTGATTTCAAGACAGGACTTTGACAAAACAGATGCAGATGATTTTATTTTTAATGAAGTGGATGAACAAATCTATTTTCTGATCAAAACAAAAGCGGATGAGTATTGCTTCACCAACTATGCATTAATCCATGTGGACGGGGCAAATGCGATCAGTAAAAAACGTATGCTGCGCCGCTATGACTACGAACATTTTGCGATTGAAGAAGTGCTGCTGGAAACGGCCGGAACAATTGATTTGGATGTGGAAATTAAATTTGTGATCGGAAATATGCCGTTAAGTATTGATATTCATAAAAAACACTTAACGGAAATTAAAGATCTATACAAAGCGCTTCATGCGATTTCCCTTGAACAGAAGGCGAATACATTCGGCATGGATGCGGCAAAACAAAGCTTGAATTTAGCTGCCTCTGCAATCGGCCGCGCGGGTAATGAAGGTGTTTCACCAGCTGATGCATTTAAGGAAATCACAGCATTTTCACATAGCTGGCTGCTGGAGCAAAAGAAAGCGTTTGTTAAAAAAGATTTCGGCGATGTTTTTGAGAAATATATTAATAACTAATAGATTGAAGATGACACTCATATCTGAAATAGGTTATGAGTGTTTTTCTTTTCAATTATTTTCCGTTTTTGGACCGTGTTTAAGGGGAAGAGAAACAATAAAGTAATTCTTTCCCTTTTTAATTATAAATGATGATAGGTGGCGCTGATGAAAAAAATATTACTCGTACTAGGATTGCTGCTGATGATTACAGTTCCGTTAGGGATTTATTTCATCAATGATAAATCCGTTTCGGAAAGTGATGATGCAGATGAGGATTCTTCAACATCGAAGCAAATAGTTACAACATCCGTTGAACCGGTCTATGAGCAGAATATTGCCTATAATGCCCGGGTGCTAAGCGATCGATATGAAGTGATGCAAAACGGTAAATGGCAGGAAATGACCATAAAAGGGGTAAATATCGGTATGGCTAAGCCCGGTCTTTTCCCGGGTGAAGCAGGAATTACAAAAAAAGATTATACAAGATGGCTCAAATCAATTGGTGATATGCACGCGAATGCAATCCGTGTTTATACAATCCACCCGCCGGCATTTTATGAAGCGTTGCTGGAGTACAATGAGTCGCATGAACAGCCGATTTACTTGTTCCATGGGGTTTGGCTGGAAGAAGAGCCGGTAATTGAGCAGTTGGATGTATATGGTGAACCGACAGAAAAGTTTCAAAAGGAGATAAAAGATATTATCGATATTCTACACGGCAATGCAGAAATCGAACATCAGCCGGGCCATGCTTTTGGAAATTATACTGCCAATGTCGCGCCATATGTAATTGGCTGGATGATCGGCATCGAGTGGTATCCGGATGCAGTTAATTCAGTTAATGAGAAATATAAAGGCAAGGCGCAATATGATGGCAAGTACTTTTCGACAAAAGATGCTGCTCCATTTGAAATCTGGCTAGCAGAGCAGATGGAATATGCCGCCCAGTACGAAATGGACGAATACAAATGGATGCGGCCGTTCAGCTTTACGAACTGGGTAACGACCGATTTATTGGATCACCCGTACGAACCGAGTGAAGAGGAAGATATGGCAACCGTAAATCCGAATGTCATTTATGAGAAAAACGAGTTGCAGCATGTTGGTCAATTTGCAAACTACCATGTCTATCCGTATTATCCGGATTTTTTGAACTTTACGCCCGAGTATTTACAATATAAGGACCATCGCGGTGAACCGAATAGCTATGCGGCATATTTGAATGATTTGAAAAAAGCGCACCGTCTGCCGATATTAATCTCCGAATTCGGAATACCGGCTTCCCGAGGATTGACTCATAAAAATCCGTTTGGTTGGAATCAGGGCTTTGTGACCGAGCGCCAGCAAGGGGAATATTTAGTCAGTCTCTATGAAGATATTCTGCAAGAAGGCATGCTTGGCGGTTTAGTGTTCTCCTGGCAGGATGAATGGTTTAAGCGGACTTGGAATACGATGGATCTCGATAATCCGGATCAACGGCCATTTTGGTCAAATGCACAAACAAATGAACAGCAGTTCGGACTGCTCAGCTTTGATACATTGAAAATAAAAGTGGATGGGGATATATCGGACTGGTCAGGGAAAAAGCCGATGTATAAAACGAAACAGATGGCCATGTATATGGATTCCGACGAACGCTATTTGTATATACGGTTGGATGTGGAAAATACGGAATTCTCAAATGCCAATTTTCCGTTAATATATTTCAATACAGTGAAAGGGCAGGGGAATTCAACATATAAGGACTACCCGTTATTGAACAAAGCTGATTTTGTACTGACGATTAAAGATGTGGAAAATAGCAGAATTGAAGTCGATGCCTACTATGATGTTTTCCAGAAACTGTACGGCGACCGATTGAAGCTCGTCCCGTTTGAAGGGATGACCGAAAAAAACAGCGGGCAATTTAACCCTATTGAGTATGCAATAAATAAACAGCTCACGATTCCGATTCTCGATAAAACCTATCCATTCGAAAAATACGAGACAGGGAAGCTGCGAAAAGGAAACGGTAACCCGGAAAGCCCCGATTATGATTCACTAGCCGATTATGAAATCAACAAAGCAGATGGGATTGTCGAAATTCGTATTCCTTGGCTATTGCTGAATTTTACGGATCCTAGCCGTCTGGAAGTTTGGTCGGATTTATATGAAAATGAAGAAATGACAAAGGAAATAATAGAAGGAATTGAAGTCGGTGCATTGCTCATCGAAAATAATACCGTGAAAA harbors:
- a CDS encoding phytoene desaturase, with translation MKKIAVVGAGPGGLAVAMLLAHKGYEVTVYEKQAYVGGRTSEIKLGDYKFDMGPTFLNMLYIAEEIFELTGRDIHDYVDLIDLNPMYQLIYHNKKINMTRDADEMIRQIDELFPGNKGSYERYMEQTQKKLEVLAPVLQAPMNKLTDLFNPKVMKAFKELEVGNSLVDTLSKFYNEEELQLAFTFQAKYLGMSPWESPGAFSILSYIEHAYGVYHIKGGINKLTEAMAKVVLESGGKILLNNGVKKLRTTGKKVTGLLLEDGQEIEADEVIINGDFAHAMTNLVEPGLLKKYTPEKLEKKQYSCSTFMLYLGVNKRFDLPHHTIWFAKDYRKNVEEITKTKLMSDDPSIYIQNAVVTDETVAPKGKSTLYILVPVPNNMSGIDWSEKAGPFRDMILNMVADKLGVKDMWEYIEEERMITPADWERDIHVYKGATFNLGHQLSQMLVFRPRNKFEELDHCWLVGGGTHPGSGLPIILESSRITANGILQQDKQTLLPVKPLPKVELYRKKQSQLKHQPAAIQTNV
- a CDS encoding ribosomal protein L11 methyltransferase, which encodes MKWTELSILTTHEAVDAVTNILHEAGASGVVIEDSKELDKERIDKFGEIYALNPEDFPKTGVIVKAYLSASSFLAETIEEIKLAIANLVNFDINIGENVLTLCEVDEEDWSTAWKQYYHPVKISERFTIVPTWEDYKPVSTDELIIELDPGMAFGTGTHPTTVMCLQALEKVVQHDHTVVDVGTGSGVLSIGAAMLGAKSVHALDLDEVAVNAARENVELNKMSDIVEVFHGNLLDTVKEPADIVVANILAEIIMSFTDDAFSIVKPGGIYVTSGIIGAKKDDVKAALEKAGFVIEEVLMMEDWVAIISRRP
- a CDS encoding molecular chaperone DnaJ (chaperone Hsp40; co-chaperone with DnaK; Participates actively in the response to hyperosmotic and heat shock by preventing the aggregation of stress-denatured proteins and by disaggregating proteins, also in an autonomous, dnaK-independent fashion); amino-acid sequence: MSKRDYYEVLGLSKGASKDEIKKAYRKLSKQYHPDLNKEEGADEKFKEVAEAYEVLSDDQKRARYDQFGHEDPNAGFGGGGFGGGAGFGGFEDIFSSFFGGGRRQDPNAPRKGDDLQFRMNISFEEAVFGKETEIEIPKEETCDTCHGSGAKPGTQPQTCTQCNGAGQINQAVDTPFGRMVNKRSCPSCRGQGKIIVEKCTPCRGTGTITKKKKIKITIPAGVDDGQQLRVAGQGEAGFNNGPAGDLYIIFNVRKHEYFERDGDDILYELKLTIPQAALGDEIEVPTIHGKVKLKIPAGTQSGAQFRLKDKGVKNVHGYGMGNQYVIVNVVTPTKLTEKQKQLLREFAEISGDIPEEHGSSLFDKIKKKIKGD
- a CDS encoding 16S rRNA (uracil(1498)-N(3))-methyltransferase, whose translation is MQRYFVDTVENDMDHFMISGENARHISKVMRMTAGEEIIVVHDNVAYVCEIIELDQDVRVKKTGTTIPSPEMPVQVDIACGLPKGDKLELIAQKATELGMHALIPFAAERSIVKWDDKKAKKNQERLQKISQEAAEQSHRTYVPDVVQPISFKQLVQTFSNYDAVYIADEEDAKLANRTTFKQKLQSLNKEKTLRILCIFGPEGGISRNESAVFLEAGAQTMSLGPRILRAETAPLYALSAISYEFE